The following coding sequences are from one Humulus lupulus chromosome X, drHumLupu1.1, whole genome shotgun sequence window:
- the LOC133807419 gene encoding early nodulin-like protein 15, whose translation MASFSGLSSSLIILFSLLFTISEAKEILVGGNSYSWSIPTSNETETLLNKWAEKSRFRIGDTLVWKYDGEKDSVLEVSKEDYEACNTSRAMKEYKDGNTKVSLDRAGPFYFISGAKGHCEKGQKLIVVVLSPRRNRFYGISPAPSPAEIDGPAIAPTSGVSSLRSGLVVAFGVLTFWLF comes from the exons ATGGCTAGCTTTTCAGGTTTATCATCCTCTCTGATTATactcttctctcttcttttcaccaTCTCAGAAGCTAAGGAAATATTAGTTGGAGGCAATTCCTATTCATGGTCAATCCCAACTTCCAATGAAACTGAAACCCTACTCAACAAATGGGCTGAAAAAAGCCGTTTCCGCATAGGGGACACTCTTG TGTGGAAGTATGACGGTGAGAAGGATTCAGTGTTGGAAGTGAGCAAGGAGGACTACGAGGCGTGCAATACTTCAAGAGCCATGAAGGAGTACAAGGACGGGAACACGAAGGTGAGTTTGGACAGAGCCGGGCCATTCTACTTCATTAGCGGGGCCAAGGGACACTGTGAGAAGGGCCAGAAGCTGATCGTGGTTGTGCTGTCCCCAAGACGAAACAGGTTCTACGGTATTTCTCCGGCGCCTTCTCCGGCTGAAATCGATGGTCCGGCTATTGCTCCGACCAGCGGCGTTTCGAGCTTGAGAAGTGGTCTTGTTGTGGCTTTTGGAGTGTTGACTTTTTGGTTGTTTTGA
- the LOC133807421 gene encoding uncharacterized protein LOC133807421, protein MERNEDWRKMADTHKMSSEEVKAAGVEGSKRPPGHNPGGILHQRRKLPYSPATMAIGGLLIIGTIGYFTLYTTKKPDASAKDVAKVAAGMAESEDTRPRK, encoded by the coding sequence ATGGAAAGAAACGAAGACTGGAGGAAAATGGCGGACACCCACAAAATGAGTTCAGAAGAAGTAAAAGCAGCTGGAGTAGAGGGGTCCAAGAGGCCACCAGGCCACAATCCTGGGGGTATCCTCCATCAGAGACGCAAGCTTCCCTACAGCCCAGCCACCATGGCCATCGGTGGCCTACTCATTATCGGTACCATTGGATATTTCACCCTATACACCACCAAGAAGCCTGATGCCTCCGCAAAAGATGTCGCCAAGGTCGCTGCCGGCATGGCCGAGTCTGAGGATACTCGCCCCAGGaagtag
- the LOC133807420 gene encoding transmembrane 9 superfamily member 8-like, giving the protein MESPGSRPFLTPTFFTIILVLISGAYSFYLPGVAPEDFKQGDELKVKVNKLTSTKTQLPYTYYSLPFCRPEKIVDSTENLGEVLRGDRIENAPFVFKMRETRMCNIVGRLVLDAKSTKEFKEKINDEYRVNMILDNLPLVFPARRLDQESTPIYQLGYPVGVKGQYAGKDERYYIYNHLSFTVKYHRDLQTDTARIVGFEVRPFSVKHEYEGKWNEKNTRLSTCDPHTKQTVVNSNSPQEVEDGKEIIFTYDVDFKESDVKWASRWDAYLLMNDDQIHWFSIVNSLMIVLFLSGMVAMIMLRTLYRDISKYNELETQEEAQEETGWKLVHGDVFRPPQNSDLLCVYVGTGVQFFGMILVTMIFAVLGFLSPSNRGGLMTALLLLWVFMGLFAGYSAARIYKMFKGTVWKRIAFRTAVMFPAIVSSIFFVLNALIWGQKSSGAVPFGTMFALIFLWFGISVPLVFVGSYVGFKKPAMEDPVKTNKIPRQIPEQAWYMNPIFSILIGGILPFGAVFIELFFILTSIWLNQFYYIFGFLFLVFVILIITCAEITIVLCYFQLCSEDYLWWWRSYLTSGSSALYFFLYATFYFFTKLEITKLVSGLLYFGYMLIASYAFFVLTGTIGFYACFWFTRLIYSSVKID; this is encoded by the exons TCCTGAAGACTTCAAACAG GGAGATGAACTGAAAGTGAAAGTTAACAAATTGACGTCTACAAAGACTCAACTTCCTTACACCTACTATTCTCTGCCCTTTTGCCGTCCAGAGAAAATCGTAGACAGCACTGAGAATCTCGGGGAAGTACTTCGTGGGGACCGTATCGAAAATGCTCCTTTTGTG TTTAAAATGCGGGAGACCCGAATGTGCAACATTGTCGGTCGGCTGGTACTTGATGCCAAGAGTACAAAAGAGTTCAAGGAGAAGATAAATGATGAATATCGGGTCAACAT GATCCTTGATAACCTGCCTCTAGTGTTTCCCGCACGAAGGTTGGATCAGGAATCTACGCCAATTTATCAGCTTGGCTACCCTGTTGGCGTGAAAGGACAATATGCG GGCAAGGACGAAAGGTATTATATCTACAACCATTTGTCATTCACTGTCAAGTACCATAGAGATTTGCAAACCGACACAGCAAGAATTGTGGGATTTGAGGTTAGGCCATTCAG TGTTAAACATGAATACGAAGGGAAATGGAACGAGAAAAACACTCGTTTGAGTACCTGTGATCCCCATACCAAGCAAACGGTCGTTAACTCCAATTCTCCTCAAGAGGTTGAAGACGGCAAAGAAATTATTTTCACATATGATGTGGATTTCAAG GAGAGTGATGTGAAGTGGGCTTCTAGATGGGATGCTTATCTTTTAATGAACGATGACCAAATTCACTGGTTTTCCATTGTTAATTCTTTGATGATTGTCCTCTTCCTCTCGGGTATGGTCGCAATGATAATGCTCCGGACACTTTACCGTGATATTTCCAAGTACAATGAGCTTGAGACCCAGGAAGAAGCCCAAGAAGAGACAGGATGGAAGCTTGTTCATGGGGATGTTTTCAGGCCCCCGCAGAATTCTGATCTCCTCTGTGTGTACGTCGGAACTGGAGTTCAATTTTTTGGAATGATACTTGTGACCATGATCTTTGCTGTTCTTGGATTCCTATCTCCATCCAACCGAGGTGGTCTCATGACAGCCCTGCTCTTGCTTTGGGTTTTCATGGGCCTTTTCGCTGGTTACTCCGCTGCTCGCATATACAAAATGTTTAAAGGAACAGTATGGAAGAGGATCGCGTTCAGAACTGCTGTCATGTTCCCAGCTATTGTCTCCTCCATTTTCTTTGTCTTAAACGCACTCATATGGGGCCAGAAATCATCTGGGGCTGTGCCATTCGGGACCATGTTTGCACTCATCTTTTTATGGTTCGGTATCTCAGTCCCACTCGTATTCGTGGGCAGCTATGTTGGGTTCAAGAAGCCAGCCATGGAAGACCCTGTAAAAACCAACAAAATTCCAAGGCAGATTCCTGAACAGGCCTGGTACATGAACCCAATTTTCTCGATTCTCATAGGAGGAATCCTCCCATTTGGAGCCGTCTTCATTGAACTTTTCTTCATACTCACCTCAATCTGGCTGAACCAGTTCTACTATATCTTCGGTTTCCTCTTCCTGGTGTTCGTGATTCTCATCATCACTTGTGCTGAGATAACCATTGTGCTCTGCTACTTCCAGTTGTGCAGCGAGGATTATCTGTGGTGGTGGAGGTCATACCTCACTTCAGGTTCATCTGCTTTGTACTTCTTCCTTTACGCTACGTTCTACTTCTTCACGAAGCTTGAAATCACGAAGCTGGTGTCTGGCCTCTTGTACTTCGGTTACATGTTGATTGCTTCGTACGCATTTTTTGTGCTTACTGGCACCATTGGGTTCTATGCATGTTTCTGGTTCACAAGGCTCATTTACTCATCGGTGAAAATTGATTAG